One Desulfobulbus oligotrophicus DNA segment encodes these proteins:
- a CDS encoding YihY/virulence factor BrkB family protein: MTEFIRISIRILLIMSDEFRKTNLAIRASSLTYLILLSLVPILALSTSVLKGLGSDEQLKQAAIRLIDQLEQPSLHIQKSAAHSENDATAPAPPATKTDAAPVTAHLHKAVDIVFQYVDRTNFAALGAFGVLGLIIGILFVLASIEEAMNVIWHTSEGRPLFRKIMDYLALLILLPLSLNIALAAETILAHQSIMDKLNALLPSALMLIISIKMAPFVFIILTLMTMYLFFPHTKVKASVAFAGACFASVFWFAFQKLYVFLQIGLANYNAIYGSFASIPLFLIWLYIGWTFILLGASLAYALQHHRYYHFSETVLSPQRQLQVAVDVLEIVHDQFSRRAATSLAFLNSRLPQIRRSDVRQTVTRLLHGGLLVRIQNKEDNESFMPATSIDAFTVSEVVKLIFGNETPCDSTGGSLAQQAVHAAARSVDFSLGKDTSIH; the protein is encoded by the coding sequence GTGACTGAATTCATCCGGATCAGCATACGCATTCTACTGATCATGAGCGATGAGTTCAGGAAAACCAACCTGGCCATCAGAGCGTCCTCGCTCACCTATTTAATACTTCTTTCTCTTGTCCCCATCCTGGCTCTCAGCACCTCGGTCTTAAAGGGCCTGGGCAGCGACGAACAGCTCAAACAAGCGGCAATCCGTCTGATTGATCAGCTGGAGCAACCATCCCTGCACATACAAAAATCAGCAGCACACAGCGAAAACGATGCAACGGCTCCAGCTCCTCCTGCAACAAAGACTGATGCAGCACCGGTAACGGCACATCTTCACAAGGCTGTCGACATTGTCTTTCAATACGTTGATCGAACCAACTTTGCCGCTTTGGGTGCCTTTGGTGTACTTGGGCTCATTATTGGAATTCTCTTTGTATTAGCTTCCATTGAGGAAGCCATGAATGTTATCTGGCACACATCTGAAGGCCGTCCTCTTTTCCGTAAAATCATGGACTATCTGGCACTGCTCATCCTGTTGCCCCTGTCACTTAACATAGCCTTAGCAGCTGAAACCATTCTCGCCCATCAGAGCATCATGGACAAATTGAATGCTCTTCTGCCTTCCGCGCTGATGCTCATCATCAGCATCAAAATGGCACCCTTTGTCTTTATCATTCTGACCCTGATGACAATGTACCTTTTTTTCCCCCATACAAAAGTCAAAGCTTCCGTCGCTTTTGCCGGTGCCTGTTTTGCATCAGTCTTTTGGTTTGCTTTTCAAAAACTCTATGTTTTCCTGCAAATTGGGCTGGCAAACTACAACGCTATCTACGGGTCCTTTGCCTCCATTCCCCTCTTTCTGATCTGGCTGTATATCGGCTGGACCTTTATTCTTCTCGGAGCGTCCCTTGCCTATGCGTTACAGCATCACAGGTATTATCATTTTTCCGAAACAGTTCTTTCACCGCAAAGGCAATTACAGGTAGCCGTTGATGTCCTGGAAATTGTTCATGATCAATTTTCTCGACGTGCCGCCACTTCCCTTGCATTTTTAAACAGCCGATTGCCACAGATTCGACGAAGCGATGTTCGGCAGACAGTCACCCGCCTGTTACATGGGGGCCTGCTTGTACGCATTCAAAACAAAGAAGATAATGAATCCTTTATGCCGGCAACCTCGATAGATGCATTCACGGTCAGTGAAGTCGTAAAACTTATCTTTGGCAACGAAACACCTTGTGATTCGACCGGCGGTTCTCTTGCTCAACAGGCTGTACATGCTGCTGCCCGGTCAGTCGATTTTTCTCTAGGGAAAGATACGAGCATCCATTAA
- a CDS encoding lytic transglycosylase domain-containing protein, with product MNSIVSKKESNTWFSVFTVTVFLVLIVHLPVYATERFPVYPCIKSHVKFWENVYGRYSTRQGIIHDRDNLGKVYTVIHLVEAKTKNAEQINRQRVELAKEQIRAILLRLGNGLPPRTPEERRIASLFPSNRPAAYHAAQETIRFQLGQSDRFYEGVIRSGKYLPTFRRIFISKGMPSELIYLPHVESSFNPKAYSKAGAAGLWQFTRSTGKEYLTVNELVDERYDPYTATEAAAQLLKDNFNKLHCWPLALTAYNYGRNGTMRAKKEMGTYERIFTSYNQGAFKFASRNFYSEFIAALRVAQQIEKTHKFSLERPEPIITLRLKNDTPVKQIQSYYRLSAEQFSRLNPALLRPVLNGEHAVPGNYLVRLPADKQNSLRLARQRSTVEQSRL from the coding sequence ATGAATTCCATTGTATCGAAAAAAGAAAGTAACACCTGGTTTTCAGTTTTTACCGTTACAGTCTTCCTCGTTCTTATCGTTCACCTGCCAGTCTACGCAACAGAGAGGTTTCCTGTTTATCCCTGTATAAAATCCCATGTTAAATTCTGGGAGAATGTCTACGGTCGGTACTCCACTCGCCAGGGAATCATTCATGACAGAGACAACCTTGGAAAGGTGTACACTGTTATTCATCTTGTCGAAGCAAAAACAAAAAATGCCGAACAAATAAACAGACAACGCGTTGAACTTGCCAAAGAGCAGATCAGGGCCATTCTCTTGAGACTTGGTAATGGTTTGCCACCGAGAACACCGGAAGAACGCCGCATAGCATCACTGTTTCCTTCCAATCGACCTGCAGCGTATCATGCTGCTCAAGAGACGATCCGCTTCCAGCTGGGACAAAGTGATCGTTTTTACGAAGGCGTTATCCGTTCGGGTAAATATCTACCAACATTCAGAAGAATTTTCATTTCCAAAGGCATGCCATCCGAGCTTATCTACCTGCCCCATGTTGAATCCTCATTCAACCCCAAAGCCTACAGTAAGGCTGGTGCTGCCGGTCTCTGGCAGTTTACCCGTTCAACCGGCAAAGAATACCTGACGGTTAATGAACTCGTTGACGAACGTTATGATCCCTATACCGCCACCGAAGCTGCTGCACAACTGCTTAAAGACAACTTCAACAAGTTGCACTGCTGGCCACTGGCACTGACCGCGTATAACTATGGCCGAAATGGGACAATGCGGGCAAAAAAAGAAATGGGCACTTATGAAAGGATCTTTACTTCTTACAATCAGGGGGCATTTAAATTTGCATCCCGTAATTTTTATTCTGAATTTATAGCCGCCTTGCGTGTAGCACAACAAATCGAGAAAACTCACAAATTTTCGCTCGAACGTCCAGAACCCATCATCACTTTACGGCTGAAAAACGATACACCGGTCAAACAGATACAATCTTATTATCGACTGTCGGCCGAGCAGTTCTCCAGACTCAACCCTGCTTTACTTCGTCCTGTCCTTAATGGCGAACACGCGGTTCCCGGTAACTACCTCGTTCGTCTCCCCGCCGACAAGCAAAACTCGTTGCGTCTTGCACGCCAACGATCTACTGTAGAGCAGTCACGACTATAA
- a CDS encoding Fur family transcriptional regulator: MNAPTQMIRMTTQRQVILEELSKVKTHPTANELYDMVRKRLPHIGLGTVYRNLELMADCGMILKVEVGGTQKRFDATTDDHYHIRCSTCGRVDDIDVPIIEDLVAQAASASPHLILGHHIEFTGICEDCQKKSPTITP, from the coding sequence ATGAATGCACCTACCCAGATGATCCGAATGACGACACAGCGTCAAGTCATTCTTGAAGAGCTGTCAAAAGTCAAAACGCATCCAACTGCTAACGAACTCTACGATATGGTCCGCAAGCGGTTACCGCATATCGGACTGGGGACTGTCTATCGTAACCTCGAACTGATGGCCGACTGTGGCATGATCCTCAAGGTCGAGGTCGGTGGTACCCAAAAACGATTCGACGCAACAACCGATGATCACTACCATATCCGATGTTCAACATGTGGTCGGGTAGATGACATCGACGTGCCGATTATAGAAGACCTCGTAGCCCAAGCAGCATCTGCATCACCACATCTCATACTCGGACATCATATTGAGTTTACCGGTATCTGCGAAGACTGCCAAAAAAAGAGTCCGACCATCACTCCCTGA
- a CDS encoding NUDIX hydrolase gives MYMPIIGTLGYIVSPDGRQTLLVHRNARTADQHYGKYNGLGGKMEADEDVVACMRREIWEEAGLTCVELQLRGTINWTGFGPNGENWLGFIFLITVFSGIPRLINEEGELGWHAVDTLATLPMWEGDRLFLPLVFDGDPRPFHGYMPYAGGQPLSWSYSRL, from the coding sequence ATGTACATGCCGATTATTGGTACCCTTGGCTATATAGTTTCTCCTGATGGGCGGCAAACCCTGCTTGTTCATCGAAATGCCCGCACTGCAGACCAACATTACGGCAAGTATAATGGGCTGGGCGGAAAAATGGAAGCTGATGAAGATGTCGTTGCCTGTATGCGCCGGGAGATCTGGGAAGAGGCCGGTCTTACTTGTGTCGAGCTGCAGCTGCGCGGGACAATTAATTGGACCGGATTCGGCCCGAACGGGGAGAACTGGCTTGGATTTATTTTTTTGATTACGGTCTTTTCCGGTATCCCCAGGTTAATCAATGAGGAAGGGGAGCTTGGTTGGCATGCTGTTGATACGCTTGCCACGCTCCCGATGTGGGAAGGAGACCGTTTGTTTTTACCGTTGGTGTTTGATGGAGATCCACGTCCATTCCATGGGTACATGCCTTATGCCGGCGGTCAGCCGTTGTCATGGAGTTATTCGCGTCTGTGA
- a CDS encoding molybdenum cofactor biosynthesis protein MoaE: MDISKTIQDLKKRPDFADNVGMILVHNGIARNWSRNSRQDVIALETVVNEEKITQLRQEYLERPGIYEIIIETQSGTFTPGDDLLFIVVAGDIRENVKPVLAELLDRVKSEAISKKELTR, encoded by the coding sequence ATGGATATTTCAAAAACTATTCAAGATCTCAAAAAGAGGCCTGACTTTGCAGACAACGTTGGCATGATCCTCGTTCACAACGGGATCGCCCGCAACTGGTCTCGCAACAGCCGTCAAGATGTAATCGCACTGGAAACCGTTGTTAATGAAGAAAAGATTACCCAGCTAAGACAGGAGTACCTTGAGCGGCCGGGAATTTATGAGATAATAATCGAAACCCAATCCGGGACGTTTACCCCTGGGGACGATCTTCTGTTCATTGTGGTGGCCGGTGATATCCGGGAAAATGTAAAACCGGTGTTGGCCGAGTTACTCGACAGGGTTAAGTCAGAAGCCATCAGCAAAAAAGAGCTCACCAGATAA
- a CDS encoding cell division protein ZapA yields the protein MQDRLVRFQLFGQEFTFYSNSTEEEVESVIQLLRQELESDGNLNRGSVPSSKMLVLGCLRMAAKYVQLHREFEEYRSAQESVVSRLLQKISTAGGLKEKEIF from the coding sequence ATGCAAGATCGTCTTGTACGCTTTCAGTTATTTGGGCAAGAGTTTACTTTCTACAGTAACTCCACGGAAGAAGAGGTTGAGTCGGTTATACAGCTGCTTCGACAGGAGCTGGAAAGTGATGGCAACCTGAATCGTGGCTCAGTTCCCTCCAGTAAGATGCTGGTTCTGGGCTGTTTACGGATGGCTGCAAAGTATGTGCAGTTGCATCGTGAGTTCGAGGAATATCGATCGGCTCAGGAATCGGTGGTCAGCCGTTTACTTCAGAAAATCTCTACAGCAGGAGGATTAAAGGAAAAAGAGATTTTCTGA
- a CDS encoding HDOD domain-containing protein, with translation MSSAQLLIEKSKTVRTLPHIATKLVQLMNDEESTLQDFEQVIRLDPTLVARLLTLVNSSFYSLSRKVDSISRAVALMGMKNLHNFVISDAIWKIFRGHSEMNGFSPERLWLHSAATGTCCKMIAERIFSINGDDAYLCGILHDIGLIVILDAEPVAFLQLIEQLEPDFPPLITVLEQQLLQTDHCEIGYTLAKNWQMSTPIAEAIRDHHLDSVSLISPQSPTGILQISEYIIDQLNFSAINDRIPGQLNTSLADHIQDNIEEYKVLAADLPEELEKIKDVYGV, from the coding sequence ATGTCTTCGGCTCAATTACTGATTGAAAAATCGAAAACCGTTAGAACACTCCCCCATATAGCCACAAAGCTGGTCCAATTGATGAACGACGAGGAATCCACCCTCCAGGACTTTGAACAGGTTATTCGACTCGACCCAACACTTGTCGCCCGCTTGCTGACCCTGGTCAACAGTTCATTCTACAGTCTGAGTAGAAAGGTTGACTCAATTTCGCGGGCAGTTGCCCTTATGGGCATGAAAAACCTCCACAACTTCGTGATCAGTGACGCTATCTGGAAGATTTTTCGTGGCCATTCCGAAATGAATGGATTTTCTCCGGAACGCCTGTGGTTGCACAGTGCAGCCACCGGCACATGCTGTAAAATGATTGCTGAGCGTATTTTTTCGATCAATGGCGACGACGCCTATCTGTGCGGTATCTTACACGACATCGGTTTGATTGTTATTTTAGATGCAGAGCCAGTTGCCTTTTTACAACTCATAGAGCAACTTGAGCCGGATTTCCCTCCTCTGATCACCGTGCTTGAACAGCAACTTCTACAGACCGATCACTGCGAGATTGGGTACACACTTGCCAAAAACTGGCAGATGTCCACTCCGATTGCTGAAGCTATTCGTGATCATCACCTGGATTCCGTATCGCTAATTTCACCGCAATCACCCACCGGTATCCTGCAAATAAGTGAATACATCATTGACCAACTGAACTTTTCAGCCATTAACGACAGGATACCAGGCCAGTTGAACACATCACTGGCAGACCATATTCAAGATAACATTGAAGAATATAAGGTGCTTGCCGCAGATCTCCCCGAAGAGTTAGAAAAAATAAAAGATGTCTATGGCGTGTGA
- the rny gene encoding ribonuclease Y, translating into MDLNIIILLFTLTSLVAGLVIGILLRKKLVEGNQKNIALQGRQIIENSINEAEQIKKEAILQAKEEAFFIKQEADKELKANRLEIKEDQRRLDRKFDEVQKEFQILEERQTYLKYREEELIDQEAEIVGHRQKLDGLIEEQRYKLEQIAGIGQEEAKVQLMQLIESEVRMDCAKRLVRIENEMKIEADRKGKNILALAIARYAGDYVADKTVSVVSLPNEEMKGRIIGREGRNIRAIEAATGVDIIIDDTPEAVILSGFNPIRREVARLALEQLISDGRIHPARIEEVVQKVSEELEVGIRESGEQATFDVGAHGMHVELINLIGRLKYRTSYGQNILQHSLEVAFLCGVMAAELGLDVKKAKRAGLLHDIGKAVDHEVEGSHAIIGRDLARKYGEAEDVVYAIGAHHEDQPPKSVLDVLVQSADALSGARPGARKEMLQSYVKRLEDLEKIASGFTGVEKSYAIQAGRDLRIIVDSQKIRDEETVLLSRDIAKAIEEQLTYPGQIRVTVIRETRAVEYAK; encoded by the coding sequence ATGGATTTGAATATTATTATTTTACTCTTTACTCTAACAAGTCTTGTAGCAGGGCTTGTTATTGGTATTCTTTTACGGAAAAAATTGGTTGAAGGTAACCAGAAGAATATTGCATTACAAGGACGTCAAATTATTGAAAACTCAATCAATGAGGCGGAGCAGATAAAAAAGGAAGCGATTCTTCAAGCAAAGGAAGAAGCATTTTTTATCAAACAGGAAGCTGATAAAGAGTTAAAAGCTAATCGACTTGAAATTAAAGAGGATCAACGACGATTAGATAGAAAGTTTGATGAAGTACAAAAAGAATTCCAAATTCTTGAAGAGAGACAAACTTATTTAAAATACCGAGAAGAAGAGTTAATTGATCAAGAGGCGGAAATTGTTGGACATCGACAGAAGCTCGACGGATTAATTGAAGAACAACGTTATAAACTCGAACAGATCGCTGGTATCGGTCAAGAGGAAGCCAAAGTTCAGTTGATGCAGCTTATAGAGAGTGAGGTGCGCATGGACTGTGCTAAGCGGCTGGTCCGAATTGAAAATGAAATGAAAATTGAGGCTGACCGTAAAGGTAAGAATATTCTTGCCCTGGCTATTGCCCGATATGCCGGAGATTATGTGGCTGACAAGACTGTTTCCGTGGTCTCCTTGCCCAATGAAGAGATGAAAGGACGTATTATCGGTAGGGAAGGCCGTAATATAAGAGCAATTGAAGCGGCGACCGGTGTGGATATTATTATCGATGATACTCCAGAGGCAGTGATACTCTCCGGATTTAACCCGATCCGACGAGAAGTTGCCCGTCTGGCCCTGGAACAGCTCATATCTGATGGCCGCATCCATCCTGCCCGGATAGAGGAAGTCGTGCAAAAGGTATCAGAAGAACTGGAGGTTGGCATCCGTGAGTCCGGCGAGCAGGCGACCTTTGATGTTGGGGCTCACGGCATGCATGTGGAGTTGATTAACCTGATTGGACGATTGAAATATCGTACCAGCTATGGACAAAATATCCTTCAACATTCACTGGAGGTGGCTTTTCTTTGTGGAGTAATGGCAGCTGAACTGGGCTTAGATGTAAAAAAGGCCAAAAGAGCTGGGTTGCTCCATGATATCGGCAAAGCGGTGGATCATGAGGTAGAGGGGTCACATGCTATTATCGGCCGTGATCTGGCGCGTAAATATGGTGAAGCTGAAGATGTTGTTTATGCCATTGGTGCGCATCATGAAGACCAGCCTCCTAAAAGTGTGCTTGATGTGCTGGTTCAGTCTGCGGACGCACTTTCTGGTGCCCGTCCGGGTGCACGTAAGGAGATGCTGCAAAGTTATGTCAAGCGGCTTGAAGATTTAGAAAAAATCGCTAGTGGATTTACCGGGGTGGAAAAATCTTATGCCATACAGGCGGGCCGTGATTTACGCATTATAGTGGATAGTCAAAAAATCCGGGATGAAGAAACGGTTTTGCTCAGTCGTGATATAGCAAAGGCAATTGAGGAGCAGCTTACTTATCCCGGCCAGATCAGGGTAACGGTAATCCGTGAAACACGAGCTGTTGAATATGCAAAATAG
- a CDS encoding response regulator translates to MLTAPLFADFADPLGDLTLIHAHLVQEVDDHSFFCLNHFGHHIASADFPLPTPLAISCIQDNKQKLSSGTFQLKDRNYILYLVPDLPGYVLATSDTKKMSNCSTPWAASAIRLAIRLFLVQREANETTNRLRIQKKQFDRKSEVLERKFQEIMAENEQNYRKIQEQQLNYSETLQAEIHKQTEELLLAKKAAEAANIAKSEFLAAMSHEIRTPMNGIIGFTDMLLDTALDTEQEEFAQTIKHSADALLFLINDILDFSKVEAGKLTLESVSFDPESIAQDVCDLIHPKVASQSVEVLCRVDDTVPAAVTGDPGRFRQVLLNLMGNSVKFTKQGELELSLMTAKETEDTITLHTKVRDTGIGIPADKLESIFETFQQADGSTTRKYGGTGLGLAICRKIASLMDGHVWAESTVGQGSTFHFTAQFKKVAHQQAKDFKTVALTGKRILLVDDNPNNLDILSHTLRSAAFKVTTVSDSSTVPALLRQSYRQGVSFDLIILDMHMPDPDGSTLAHLIRHHIPETADIPLIAHTSFQEKNVRHWETIGFDAILSKPIRRETLFKTIEKLLSTDERAAGTTSAGKTSTNGISALKKPSSTARILLAEDNPVNQKLTVLILNKLGYEVEVAADGRKAVNTYTASPDDFDLILMDVQMPEMDGLAATRELRSRGFEAVPIIAMTANAVKGDREICLEAGMNDYIAKPVKRELVDETLEKWLQHRLG, encoded by the coding sequence ATGCTGACTGCGCCGCTGTTTGCTGATTTTGCCGACCCACTTGGTGACCTGACGCTAATCCACGCACATCTGGTGCAAGAAGTTGATGACCATTCTTTTTTCTGTCTTAATCATTTCGGCCACCATATAGCCTCCGCCGATTTCCCTTTGCCCACCCCACTGGCAATCTCTTGCATTCAAGACAATAAACAAAAATTATCTTCAGGTACCTTTCAGCTCAAAGACCGAAACTACATCCTGTACCTTGTTCCGGACCTGCCGGGGTATGTTCTTGCAACTTCGGACACAAAAAAAATGAGCAACTGCTCCACTCCCTGGGCTGCGTCCGCCATCCGTCTGGCGATTCGCCTGTTTCTGGTCCAGCGTGAAGCAAATGAAACAACTAATCGGCTTCGAATTCAAAAAAAACAATTTGACCGTAAATCTGAAGTCCTGGAAAGAAAATTTCAGGAAATAATGGCGGAAAACGAACAAAACTACAGAAAGATACAGGAACAACAGCTCAACTATTCCGAGACATTACAGGCAGAAATTCACAAACAAACAGAAGAATTGCTTCTCGCCAAAAAAGCTGCGGAAGCTGCAAATATCGCCAAAAGCGAGTTTCTTGCCGCCATGAGCCATGAAATCCGCACCCCGATGAATGGCATTATCGGTTTTACAGATATGTTACTGGATACTGCACTTGATACGGAGCAGGAAGAGTTTGCTCAGACAATCAAACACAGTGCCGACGCCCTCCTCTTCTTGATCAACGACATCCTCGATTTTTCAAAAGTAGAGGCTGGAAAGCTCACGCTTGAAAGTGTCAGCTTCGATCCGGAGAGCATTGCCCAGGATGTGTGTGATCTCATACATCCCAAAGTTGCTTCTCAGTCCGTGGAAGTTCTCTGCCGGGTTGACGATACCGTTCCTGCCGCTGTGACAGGAGATCCCGGTCGATTCCGCCAGGTGTTGCTGAACCTCATGGGGAACTCGGTCAAATTCACTAAACAGGGTGAACTTGAACTGTCACTTATGACCGCTAAAGAGACAGAGGATACCATTACCCTGCATACAAAAGTTCGCGACACCGGCATAGGGATTCCCGCAGACAAGCTCGAATCGATTTTCGAGACGTTCCAACAGGCTGACGGCTCCACAACAAGGAAGTACGGCGGTACAGGATTAGGCCTTGCCATTTGCCGCAAGATTGCAAGCCTTATGGATGGTCATGTGTGGGCAGAAAGTACGGTTGGTCAAGGCAGTACCTTTCACTTCACTGCACAATTTAAAAAAGTTGCACATCAACAGGCGAAAGATTTCAAAACAGTTGCATTAACCGGCAAAAGGATTCTCCTTGTTGACGACAACCCCAACAATCTGGACATTCTCAGCCATACTCTTCGCTCCGCAGCATTTAAGGTAACTACGGTCAGCGACAGCAGTACGGTTCCTGCACTTTTGCGTCAATCGTACAGGCAGGGCGTCTCGTTTGATCTCATCATCCTGGATATGCACATGCCGGATCCGGATGGCAGCACGTTAGCTCATCTCATACGGCATCACATTCCCGAAACAGCCGATATTCCCCTGATAGCTCACACCTCTTTTCAGGAGAAAAATGTTCGACATTGGGAAACAATCGGCTTCGACGCCATTCTAAGCAAACCCATTAGACGGGAGACGCTTTTCAAAACTATAGAAAAGCTGCTTAGCACTGATGAAAGAGCTGCAGGAACCACCTCTGCCGGAAAAACTTCAACGAACGGAATCAGTGCCCTAAAAAAACCTTCATCAACGGCACGGATACTATTAGCCGAGGACAATCCGGTTAATCAAAAGTTGACCGTACTGATTCTCAACAAACTGGGCTATGAGGTCGAAGTCGCTGCCGATGGTCGCAAAGCTGTGAATACTTACACAGCCAGTCCCGATGATTTTGATCTTATTCTTATGGATGTTCAAATGCCGGAAATGGATGGTCTTGCCGCCACCAGAGAACTGCGCAGCAGAGGGTTTGAGGCTGTTCCTATCATTGCGATGACCGCCAATGCGGTGAAAGGTGACCGGGAAATCTGCCTTGAAGCAGGGATGAACGACTACATTGCCAAACCGGTTAAACGGGAACTTGTCGACGAAACTCTTGAAAAATGGCTGCAGCACAGGTTGGGATGA
- the tyrS gene encoding tyrosine--tRNA ligase: MKSVAEQIALIERGVVDFHSKEELAKKLTRSLETGTPLIVKAGFDPTAPDLHLGHTVLVQKMRHFQQLGHSVHFLIGDFTGLIGDPSGKSETRPPLTPEDVKRNAETYKEQIFKILDPEKTKVVFNSTWLGTLTSFDMIRLASELTVARMLEREDFKKRFEANRPISIHEFLYPLIQGYDSVAMKADVELGGTDQLFNLLMGRDLQRSRGLEPQVVLTVPLLEGLDGVNKMSKSLGNYIGIYESAGSIFGKVMSISDDLMFRYYELLSDLSMAEIENMKCQIGKGELHPKVAKVQLAKEIVTRFHSAIAADEAERAFEQVFSRHELPDVIDEVKIATTETDLWIPKLLVSAGLVKSTSDGRRMIQQHAVSIDGERISDVNGTVPATGSVLVKVGKRKFCRISFV, encoded by the coding sequence ATGAAGTCGGTTGCAGAACAAATAGCCTTGATTGAGCGGGGTGTGGTTGATTTCCATTCTAAGGAGGAGCTCGCCAAAAAGCTTACCCGTTCTTTGGAAACCGGAACGCCGTTAATCGTCAAAGCCGGGTTTGACCCAACGGCCCCGGATCTGCATCTTGGTCACACTGTGCTTGTCCAAAAAATGCGCCATTTCCAGCAGCTTGGACACAGTGTGCATTTTCTGATAGGCGATTTTACCGGCTTAATCGGTGACCCTTCAGGGAAATCTGAAACCCGGCCGCCACTGACACCAGAGGATGTGAAACGAAATGCCGAGACCTATAAAGAGCAGATATTCAAAATTCTAGATCCAGAGAAAACAAAAGTCGTTTTTAATTCGACATGGTTAGGAACCTTGACTTCTTTTGACATGATCCGGCTTGCGTCGGAGTTGACTGTTGCCCGAATGCTGGAGCGAGAGGATTTTAAAAAGCGGTTTGAAGCGAACCGGCCGATATCAATCCATGAATTTCTCTATCCCCTTATTCAAGGCTATGATTCTGTTGCGATGAAAGCCGATGTTGAATTGGGGGGGACGGATCAACTGTTTAATCTGCTGATGGGGCGTGACCTGCAGCGCAGTCGCGGATTGGAGCCACAGGTGGTCTTGACGGTACCTTTGCTTGAAGGCTTAGATGGCGTTAATAAGATGAGCAAATCACTTGGCAACTACATTGGTATATACGAGTCGGCGGGCAGCATTTTCGGGAAAGTCATGTCGATCAGTGATGACCTTATGTTTCGTTATTATGAATTGCTCAGTGACCTCTCCATGGCAGAGATTGAGAACATGAAGTGCCAGATCGGCAAGGGAGAATTACATCCCAAAGTAGCTAAGGTTCAATTGGCAAAGGAAATTGTGACACGATTCCACAGTGCTATAGCTGCGGATGAAGCTGAGCGTGCCTTTGAGCAGGTGTTCAGCCGTCATGAGCTGCCGGATGTTATTGATGAGGTCAAGATAGCGACAACTGAAACCGACCTGTGGATTCCAAAATTGTTGGTGAGTGCAGGGCTTGTGAAGTCAACTTCAGACGGTCGGCGCATGATTCAGCAGCATGCAGTGTCTATTGATGGAGAGCGGATAAGTGATGTGAACGGCACCGTCCCTGCAACAGGTAGTGTGCTTGTCAAGGTGGGAAAGCGTAAGTTTTGCCGAATCAGTTTTGTTTAA